The window TAAGCCCACATATAGAAGGGGAATGTCAGCTACAGAGATCGTGATACCTCCGGTCAGCACCGCCCCTTTGTTAAGCACCCTGTCTAGGACCTCCACCAAGGAGACCTGCCTGCCGGACAGCCACTCGTGCCGGCTCAGGGAGGTCTCAGCACCCATGATTTCATCTTGCATAAAACGGGACTCAGGCAGCCTCATCTCTCTCCTTTTTGTACTGCTCAATCTCTTCTAGCCTTTTGACCAGCTCCTCTTCCCTTTTTTCGAACTCCGCTTCGGTAATCCGCCGGCTCTCAAGCTGCTCGTAAAGCTCCTTAAGCTCGTTCCTCACCTCATCCTCATTCATAAGTTCCCTTTCAGCCTGCTCAAGGATGTTTTCA is drawn from Deltaproteobacteria bacterium and contains these coding sequences:
- a CDS encoding gas vesicle protein — translated: MGAETSLSRHEWLSGRQVSLVEVLDRVLNKGAVLTGGITISVADIPLLYVGLNLLIASVETLKKHLSPMAGHSQVGQGLFPHPYPLPEGEGEGEG
- a CDS encoding gas vesicle protein GvpG, which encodes ENILEQAERELMNEDEVRNELKELYEQLESRRITEAEFEKREEELVKRLEEIEQYKKERDEAA